GTGTCGTATTTCGAAGGAACGCCCATCCCCACCAGCGTCGTGCTCACCGGCCTGCTGGCGCTCGCTGCATGGCAGGGCCACCTGGGCGATGCCCTCTGGGGCGGCAGCGTCGAGCTCGGTCCTTGGGAACTGCACCCGCTGGCGCTGCTATATGCGCTCTCGGGCAGCCTGATGATCAGCAAGACGCTTCGCATCCCCAAGCTTTGAGCGCCGCGCATCCGGATCGCAGCCTGCGCCTGTTCACCGCGCTGTGGCCGCCGCCGCCGGTGCGCGAGGCCATCGCGCGCTGGCAGCACCAATGGCAGTGGCCGCCGGGCGCGGCCGTGGTGCCCACCGATCGCCTGCACATCACCCTGCACTTCCTGGGCAACGTACCTGCCGCTCGCGTGGACGGGCTGCGCGCGGCCTTGCGGCTGCCCTCCACGCCCTTCAGGCTCGACCTCGGCCGCCCCGGCCTGTGGGGCGGCGGAATTGCCGTGCTGTCGCCCGATTGCGTCCCCGAAGCGCTGGGCGCGCTGCACGAGCGCCTGGCCGCGGCGCTGACCGCCGCCGGGCTGCCGACCGAGGAGCGCCCCTACAAACCGCACGTGACGCTGGCGCGGCGTGCGCGCGGCGCCAAGGCGCCTGCGGAAGGGCCTGGCCTGCGCTGGGATGCGCAGGATGGCTTCGTGCTGGTGGAGTCGCTGCCGGGCGGGCGTGGCTACAAGGTGCTGGACCGTTTCGGCCCGGCCTGAAGCGAATCCGTACGCGCTTTGGCCGGGTCAGGCCATCAGGTGCGAGCGGGTCCAGCGCACGATGTCGGCCGCGCCCATGGCGCCGGCCTGCCGCGCCACCTCACGCCCGCCCTGGAACAGCGCCAGTGTCGGGATGCTGCGGATGCCCAGGCGCGCGCTCAGCGCCTGCGCCTCGTCGGTGTTCACCTTGACCAGCCGCACCTGCGGCTCGAGCTGGGCCGCGGCCTGCTCGAAAGCCGGCGCCATCTGGCGGCAGGGGCCGCACCAGGGCGCCCAGAAGTCCACCAACAGGGGCAGTTCGCTGCGGCCCACGTGCCGCTCGAACGCGGCCTCATCCAATGCGGCGGGCTTGCCTTCGAACAGGGGCCGGTGGCAATGGCCGCAACCCGGTGACTTGACGAGGTCGTGCTGCCGCACGCGGTTCGTCGTGTGGCAGTGCGGGCAAACGAGGTGCAGGGTGTCGGCCATGGCGGAAAGCTGGGGCCGTCCAGGCGCGATTGCAAGACCGCGCAAGGCCGCGGCGTGCGGCTCAGGCCGGTCTCTTGGCGGCAGCCGGCTGCTGCGACTCGCTCTCGAGCACGGCGGGCGCGGTCATCAGCGCCTGCAGGGCCTGCAGGTCCGAGGCTAGGTCGTCCTCCGGCTCAACCGGCGCCGGCGCGGCGGTTGGCGTTTGCGGCGCGGCGACCTGCTGGGGTTCGGCCTTGCCGTAGAACTCCCAGCCGACGCTGAACAGCCACTGCCGCGCCTGTGGGTCGATGCTCTCGATCTCGCGCCAGAAGCTCTCCTGCAAGGCATGGACGAAGGGCAGCACCTGCTGGTCGGCCTTGCGCACCAGGAACTGCACATGCATGCCGGATTGCTGCTCGCGCGTGAGCACCGACAGCGACCGGCAGTCGATCCAGTCGGACGGCACGCCATGCTTGCGCATGGTGTCGCGCAGCGCGAGCTTCACCAGGTCCCGCCGCGCGCTGCTGCGCGGCTTGGTGTTGACCCCGACCAGCTGGCTGTCCGCGAATTTCGAGGACACCACCGCCGGTTTGCTGTCGCTGCCGAAGAATTTGCCGATCAGACCCATACCCCTTGTACTGCTCTGCCCTGCGCTGTCCGCAGCGGCGAAATCCCGGCCGCCGATCAGCTGCCGTTCCCCGATGGTAGTGCCGCCGGGCAAGCTCGGCAATGGGCAGGGCCTGTTGACGCCCTGGAAGGGCCTCAGCCCGGCCGGTTCCCGAGGTGCACGCCGCCGTCGAGCAGCAGGAGTTCGCCCGTGATCGTCGGCGC
Above is a window of Ramlibacter tataouinensis DNA encoding:
- the thpR gene encoding RNA 2',3'-cyclic phosphodiesterase, which gives rise to MSAAHPDRSLRLFTALWPPPPVREAIARWQHQWQWPPGAAVVPTDRLHITLHFLGNVPAARVDGLRAALRLPSTPFRLDLGRPGLWGGGIAVLSPDCVPEALGALHERLAAALTAAGLPTEERPYKPHVTLARRARGAKAPAEGPGLRWDAQDGFVLVESLPGGRGYKVLDRFGPA
- the trxC gene encoding thioredoxin TrxC is translated as MADTLHLVCPHCHTTNRVRQHDLVKSPGCGHCHRPLFEGKPAALDEAAFERHVGRSELPLLVDFWAPWCGPCRQMAPAFEQAAAQLEPQVRLVKVNTDEAQALSARLGIRSIPTLALFQGGREVARQAGAMGAADIVRWTRSHLMA